In Spodoptera frugiperda isolate SF20-4 chromosome 3, AGI-APGP_CSIRO_Sfru_2.0, whole genome shotgun sequence, the genomic window CTAGTCTTAAAGAGCTAATTAGTGCTTAAATTGTCAGGTTAAAGATCATAAACCTAAATAAAAGtgttactaatatttcttttaagaCATCAAGCTGTGACAGGCTGATTACCATCACTCACTTATCATTATTACATCAAGTAAATTAACACACTAACATCCAAAGACAATCCCAAGTAGTCCACTTAAAGACTGCCTCAAAAGCCACTATTAACTATCGTAATTTGCGGACCAGGTGAGAAACTTGTACATAGTACAATCTATTGTATTACTCTAGCCTGTAAACCATTACAGTTTTACCCACTGACACAAAAATGCATTTCTGAATAGCGATAATTGATTGAACAAATCACGACTAATGGTAGTCGCTGACCCAGTTTCCAATACGATTGTCTACGAAATCACTTCCTCATTTTCCAATTTAAGCATTAAACATGAAAATATAAagcattttacaagtaataatatttgtttaactttCAATATTGGTAGAATATTACGCACTTAGAGTATGGAATGTTGGCGCCCCAGTAATCTTGAGCACTTTCTTACTACTGAAAGTGTGTGCTATCGAAAGACGTCTTTTTGCAAGTCGAATGGCCGATCAGATTTATATGACTGATATGccaaattaatctttattgttATCTACGTATGTTTAACTTTCTTTTATCTGAGTCATTGTCTTGACaaatttgttaaatatttttccgaTGAAAGTCatagatagaaaataaaaagcCAAAGTTCGAAAAGGACCCAGAATTTAGGTATACCAAATGTCGTCTTGATTCATAGCCTGTATTAATGCTAACACAAAAACCTCAATTTTAACAACATACGAATAAGGAACTCCGTGACGCATCCTATAACATTGATACGCAGCACACGTATGCAATACCGATGTCTATGCTTGATGCGAATATTAAACTTCCGATCCGAAACGCTTCAGTCTCATTAAGGAAAACGTGCACACGAGTATCGTTTAAATTCTCTAAGGAGCAAAGGTTGAATTGGCGTGAAAGAAAAACGTACTGTTCGGAAAGCATGTGCGAAACGGtaagtttacaaacaaataaataagaaggAGTCTTGTTTATACAAGATTTTCACGCGGATTTCGTTGCGTTTGTGTTCCGGATTCGGATGATAGTTATCGCCGGTGTCCGGTGAAAACGACAAATTCCGTTAACCGAGTTATCCGGCGCAAGTGGAGCGAGTGTCAGGTAAATAAGTCACAAGTTGGCAAGCTCGCGACATTAATTGTGCAATCCGTCAAAGTCAGATATACTATTATCAGCTTTTACGTAATTTTGATCACTAGCTTTCAATGTCATCTGGAATTTCTGTGAAGTTGTTTTTTTAGGAAGAAAGTTTTTGGTCCTAATATCCGCAAGTAGCCCAATGAGGTTGTTGTACCGCGTTATGCACTTCAgacattgtattttataagaaaaagtaCGGTAATAACCTTGGTAAAATTAGGCTAAATGCATATTTTTAAGAAACCATAATATCCAAATAAAAGTAAACTACCTCTGTCAATCTTCATCAAACCTTCAAGAAGCGGAGGTATCTTAAatttcacaaaacaataataaaagtaaagaaCAAAACGTTTGACAAGATTAATTGGATCATCACTTAAACGTGGCTGAAGAAAACACTTAATACCTCTTTTTGTAGATATCTTACGAATACAGTAAGAACAAAAGTGGGCTAAAGTCTGACGCTAATGAGACAAAATTACGACCTCAGATTATACGATTGTAAAGATGTTTGTCAGATTAAAAAGTAAACGAAAGCTATCGTTTGAAAGAGACGTGACTGTACTAGGAGTTGAGATtttcatttaacataaaaaatgtatgaacaCTTATTCAAAGAAACTGTTTTGGATGAATCTTTCTTAGTGCAATAATTGAATCGAGATTTTAGAAGGAAAAATCGATGATCGCTTAGCTAATACTTTCAGACGATTCAAATGACCGTGTTTTATGAAGCATTTGATTGTTTTAGCATTTTAGATAGAAATTTTGAAATGCAAATATCAAACTATCGCTGAATATGAAAGCAGTGCGAAACTAGTTTCTAGAAATTAATATGAAGGGTAAGTGAGAAATGTAGCGCAATAGTAAGTGCAATCAGAAATATCTCAATACCCATACAGCCATGGGCATTAACATATCTATAAGTTATCATATAATGGTCAATGAGTGGGAATCTGCTACtggataagtgtgggagagccatgcttcaccAAGAATAGGCCGGCTccaccagagtgataccacggcctcacagaaaaccgacatgaaacgcttgcgttgtgtttcattgtgtgagtgaggttactgcaagcccaattacccctttcccaatccccgattccctaacaacccataaattcctaacccccaaaaagccaccaacgcacttgtaacgtctccgGTGTTccggtgtccatgagcggcagcgattgtttaccatcaggtcacccgtcagctcgtttaccggcttataccataaaaaaaatagataattttttaAAGCTTCAGCAAGAACTATTTGACCGATTCGAGTATGGTCCCAGTAGAAGACAAACGTAACGTGTCGATACAAATGTTAAATGAAGCAGAAGAGGATGGTCTTGAAAGAAAaatgacaacaaaataaaaatattagtacgATTGCATTTATCAAAGGAAAAGCATTGGTCAATGACATCACGTACAAAGCGAGAGTTAATTAAGAAATGACTGTGAATtcgaaaagtaaataaattagcaaAGAATTTGCAATacttttgcttttttattgtaCGCCAAATCAGATAGTTTATCCGCTTTTAATGACGTAAAAATTATTCCGTTCACAATTATTCTTGAATTAAGTCATCAAGTTAAGCTCAGAAGAGAGTTATTGCAAAAATGAAAGtacatatttcaaataaaaagagTTTTGAGTAATGTCATATTGATGTGGAAACATCATACGGTTAGATTGATACCAAACAGACGAGAGTATGGTTAATGCAGAGCCATTAGACTGTTCCACCAGCTAGTCTGCAAATTAATGTTCCATGTTTGTTAATAACATCTTAGCAAAGCATGTTGCCAATCAGATTCTACTTTTTCCATTCCTAAGGTACGCATTATATTCTAAGTTATCACACACTCAACACAGGTTCGCGCGCACTTTTTACCATTCGCGTGAATCAATCTGATCCGTGTTTCATCAAGATGTACTTCAATTAATGCCTCTGAACTAATGAAAGGTAGATCTGTCTAACACAAGAACATTTCCTATAGAAAATTACAAATCCCATTAAAACAATAGGCTTAATCAACAGTTATAGTGCACATATCCTttgtttattcttttaattATCTAGATGCTGACTTTGATGTACTATGGAGACTAGATTTTGTGCTAAAATGAGTCTATGAAAGTGTGCGAAAAGCGTATTTAAATATAGTGTTGCCAATAACGGTTCGTAGAACGTTAGCTGACGATCCATAGATAAAGATCATTAGAAGAACTTTATAGCTTTTCTCCGATTTACGAGGCATTTGCGTAAATTATCTCCATATTATTGTGGGGtttaaacgtttattttaaattattttctttataaatcaGCATACTTAAGGTGGCATTGGCACAGTCGTTAAATATTCTATAGCATTGTACTTGTGACTGGTAAATGCTTGCTGGGGTTCGTATGAATATGAGTTTCAGTCCAAACTATGAATAGtgaaattaatttctattaatattgACGAATATTGAAATAAGTTTCATCGACTTCAGTAAAACTTTGACTTTTATTGGTATAGCACTTCAGACTAATGCCATGgacttcatttaatttttttttatttattataagggACAAACGAGCACACGGGTCACTTAATGGTAAGCGACCAGCACCGCCCCTGGACGCCGAAAACACTAGTGGAGTCACAGGTGGGTTGCcggcttttaaaaaggaatacgcttttttctttttcaaacaaCATACCTATATTTCTCGTCCAAAAACATTGTTATACAAAAAAGTTCATTACAGTagcgaataaaatataatactgtGTCAAAAGTTCGAATTTAATGACAGTTGTTGAATATCTAGGCAAATGAACAAGGCAACCGACTTAAGAAGACCCCATAAACATGGTTCCAATAACCCAGTGTGACTTCAATAATGACCGCTGACCTTAAAAATAGATTAGCTGGCTTGTCTGGAAGATGAAACAATATTGGATATTAAATGGAGCGTACAGAACGGCCTCAGCCGAGCATTACACGGTTTGCGGTGAAgcatttttgatacaaaatcagAGGACAGACGTGCATCGCTGTACCCAAAGTGAATTTCAACGGCTCTGATTGGATAACGGTACTGGGTGCGATATTGATAAACCACAGGGAAAATATACGCGAAAAATCGATTGTACCTCAAAATTTAAACTCATTTGCTTGATTATAATACCGCATCATGCACTAATGTAACGGAACTGAATATTGGCTACCCAGTACACGTGGCATGAAGATTAATTAGTCTATTAGTTAGAATGTTCGTGCAATATCTTACTTGAGGAATTTATTAGGTTGCACATTAATTACCTTTGCTGAACAGTTTTCTGTAAATACCGTACCAACGTTTCAACGTTAGTAAGGCCTGACatttatgaatgaataaacatacaaagttatgttttgtaatttatctaagaactttcttttcttttgatTACCTATGTGTAAAAACATGGTTTTACAACTAAAAgatatattgttgtttcggtaaacaaatggtttttttttcttctgtcTATAACCAACCTTTTTATGTTAATCTGTATAttctatgtaatgtaataatccGTATTTATATTAGCAAATCAAATTGACAGGTGCGTAAAGACGTTAATTAACGACCTCTGCAGCAACTATATTGTAAATTACCACCCTTACGTAATGTTATTCCATAATTGCACATTACGCAATCACCTATACATAACGCGAAGATGCGCAAagcataatagaaaaaaaagaaaaagaaaattgaacagGAACTACAGCGGCTGCATCTGCTGCGTTGTCCGTAGGGCGGAATGAACTAGGTGAACGGTGGCGGGTTCTCTTCAGTGGAGGCGCGCGCGCAGTCCCGCTTGCATCGTCGTCGCGGCCGCACGCGCACGACGCGCCATGAATCGTTCGTTGATCGTAGTCTTCGCGCTCGCCGCCCTCGCCGTCGTCATCACCGCCGATGACCCACCGCGACCCCGGCTCATAGACTTTAACCCTTGGGCATGGCTACCCTCGAACCGAAACAGATCACCCTCAATTATGGATTATTTCTTCCCCCCATCCCGAACACCTAAACAATCGAACCTTGACCCTCCCGCTGACCGCACACCCCCTGAGACTACATCTCACACGGTCGAAAATACTCCAGCACCGACCACACTCGAAGAACGCTCCACCACGTACGcgaaaaaaatatctactaaaaCAAAATCGACCGCACCCGTGACAAACCCGACCGCTACCACGCCGCCCAAAACGAAAAAATCCACCCGTAAGCCTATCACGGTCACAACGACCGAGATAAAAACTACGCAAACTAAAACCGAGGCTCCCGCGTCGACTACGAAAGATGCGACCGTGACTACGTACAAGCCGCCGACCAAACATTACACGATCCGCCCGGTTGTGCGAACCACGGAAACTCCTACAGTTCAAGATACGGAAACTACGCTGAACAGTGACAGCACGGAGACTGTTTCTGATTTTGAAACTGCTGGAACAACGGTCGACGGGCCGAAAGACACAGCTCCGACGCTGAGCACGGCTGAAGAGTCTCGGTCCACGGACGCTGGTACCGCGAGTACAGCCACCGTGGAGTCCACCACGCCGACGGACAGCACGGAGCCGGCCGACAGCCGCGAGGGATACCTTCCGCTCCGTGACAAACCTCAACAGACCCACGTAAAGATCAACGAGCAGACCAAGAAAGAGGTCAGTGATTTAAtactattctttttttatataaattgttcACAGTCTAATAGCTACAACTTTCCTAGTCTCTGTCGCCACCTTGTTTTCTCGAGAGATCGTAAATTTCTTTAAGCTACGTAAGGCGATACATAAATATTCGTAGCGCTGAGCACTCGATAGGTGTACAATGTGTGATACAAAAGCTCTTTCCGATACAGCTTGTGAGCTAGCCGCTGCCGGTGAGAGCACATAAATTCGTGCTAATGAGCCCTTAGAGAAAGGTTGGTGTGCATTCACCAGCTCTAAGCATGTTCTCACATTAGCCGTGCAAATTgctatgaattatttatttcctagaAACCCGATGAAGTGCATTACGATTGTAAAAAAGAGAACAAGAACACATTGTGTTACGCCCTGTGACTATatgtaaactaaattattacacACTGATAGTCGTTAGATAGTTTCTATTGCACAGTAATGGTTAATAATGAACGTTTAAATCATTCCCACTAATCATCGCTTGAATTAAATGCTAAGtaatactttgaaataaaaagaaataacataCACGTTGCAAGGAAAGTAGTTGCTTTTATTTGAAGaacataaatttttaattatagtacCATAAAGAAGTTATATAGTTGATAATGAACTTAAAACGTTCAAGCAATGCGCTCTAACAATACACCGAGCACCGCCATAATTTACTGTTTGTACTTAAAATATGTAGAAATGGTTtcttaaacataacataaactaCAAGTTGTTTacacacattttaaaaataaattgttaaggTTCTGTAAATATCATCATAAGAATTGCCAAAacttaatttgttaatttatacgCGACGAGAAAGACTAAAGTTTTCAAAAGCAGCATTATACGTCTAATCTGCATAATTGCACTTTTTGTATCACATGgattattttcaattacagtAAAATTTATTCTGTTAGCTATTATATCTAAATATTCCACATTTGCAAAATACCCTAACACCTCAGATgccgataaaaataattttgcataAAATCCATCAACTTGTAATTGAACAAAAACTGAAACAATGGACTCCATTAAGTTAATACGAACATAGTAATTATTGAGTAAATTCAAGTAATTTCAATCATTTGCTACATGTAGAGATTCAACAAAAAAGTAAGCACTGGACAAGTGAAAAATTAAACTTCTGCATAAAAGAACTCGATGATAAATTATAGTCACATTCTTATTATTCGCTTACTTTTCTTTGGATAAAATACAAACATGCTGCGGCTTCGCATAATGGACATTTTTTGTAGTTACAGCataggaaataataaagttgaataaaTATTGACATCATTATGAGTGTGACCATACAGCGCAATAGAATTTCACATCGATTAACATTTTTTTGCCAATACATAGTCAAATAGAAAAAGTTAATAGAGAAAGCACTTAAGATTCGGAAAATCACAGACAATGCACAAAAAATTGTCCAAAATCATATTGTGGCGGCACTTTCCTATCATTAGCAAGTTTGTGGTCTTTTCTAACTGTGGTGGATGCCCGCAAAATTTTGGGTAGAAACAAATTTATTTTGGACAGAGATAGCTCACAATGTGAACTTTCACTGTTAGACACTGAACCATCATTGGCCAAGAAAGAACAGTTTCTAATGCCTTTTCCTTGATGAATTTGACTTAGCCGCTAATCGCTTTTCAGAACGAACCTGCAAGCAGATAATGCACCTTCATTTCTTGGACATTACATCTCTATGACCATTATACTCCGTCTAGAATTACAGTCCTCGCACAAAAGCTATTCAAAATAGAAATTGCATCGTATTACTTGCGTTAATtcagtttatatttttgttattcgaaagtaaaataatttaatgtagatAAGTACAAGTTTTGTATATCACGAACGTTGAGTAGTCATGCTTAGCATCTTATGTTTCTACAAATTGATGAGTACAGCATCGAATGGATAGAAAGGCAAAACAATTACCGTAAGTGAATTACGTTTATTATCGAAAGCTGGTGTTAGCATGTTTAATGAGGTTGCTTCTATGGTAAAAGCTGAAAGCACTGAGTTTAGGTTTCAAAGTTGCATTTATCTTCCTTTCATTCCTTTCtaagatttaaaattaacagTAGATATATTTAAGTCTGGTATACCACACGTTTACCCTAGCatggaattattaaaaaaaactaataaaaatctaCCATAATTAACTATATAAAACTTCAAAGAAATATGACAAAGACGTTAAGTAACACGAAAGATCATAAAAAAGAATTCACCCCTATACATAAAGCTATTAAAGTTGCATTTTAAATTCACCGTTGTTAGGCGCCACCGGCAGATCTAACGGACTCGCGGATACGATGCGCCTGCGTCGATGGACGTTCAGCTATTTGCATTTTAGTATCGTTTATCCATAATAAACGCGACTATCTGCCGGCGCAACATCGTTAGCTTTTTAATACCTTCGTGTCGCATTTACAGGAAGATTTTAATTGTATAGAGGAATGTACTTCATTAACTGTTTATTGGATAACTTTGATGTTATATAAATACTGTCTCTATCTACCGATAGTTAATTAGAAATATAGTAGTTAAaataggaaatattttttgtttttaataaaccattgcccaacactaggattttctcctgtgtatcgtgagtgcgtttacatacatacaagttcacatacacatgacactcagacccgaagcaataatttgtggatctcacatagagttgcttcgtgcgggaatcgaacccgctacacattgcacgacagccagttgcccagccaccgcgccaagtgtgcagtcaaagtcaaaatcaatattAGTTACTTAAAGTgctagttttctttttcttttgaaaactTAGAAAATTAGAGCCTTCTGAGTCCACcacttatttatttgtgattCAAAGTCAAACACTTCTTTATAAGAACATCAACTTATGAATACTACAGTCAACTAAGTACGTGATCATAAGCTAATGACTGCGTACACAACACAAGCCTATTGTGACGCCGATACACACGATCAAAGAATTTAATGTTGGGAAAGGTCTTCATCAGCTCCATTAAGGCCGTTTACATTTCTATGTAACATAAGCTTTATTATATCTTATAACCATGTTTGTTCAACTATGAGAATTGAGATTATCCATGAAGATACAGTAGACTTCACAGAAAAAAGCATAACCttgacattttataacaaatactgTTAGAACAACTAGCCGTGCTGAAACTTTGTATTGTGTAGTACAGATTTCTCTATTGAGAACTACACAATGGAAGGTAGACAACACATGGCTTTTGAACCCATGATATTTATATCACAAACGTAGCATAAATCATAATAGGCTGTGGTACAAGATACTATATTTAAATCAATGTGTTATGGAGATTGGATAGCGAAGTTATCCGTGCGATAggttaaacaaataacaaaagcaGCTCCCACACAAATTAACCTATCATTCGtgcaaatcaaaataaatgctGAAACATATTTCCATTGCAACGCCTTCAGAGGCTCAGATACGCACGACCAGCCAAAAATGAAATTTCAAAAAGCAAAACGTAACGAACTCATAATTGCCTATTTAATTCAGAGCAAATCGAAAGGAAACCAAACAAATCTCACTTTCgcgaataaaatgaaatgaatcatCAAAAAGGTATCGATGTTACTAATCGTGTCTAATTAATCAGTACGCATTACTAGTAGAAAGTTTAGACGGATCTGAAGAGAAAGGGGCAGTACCTTAGGAACTGTGAACAGGGAACTAGGTTGGAATACTCGTAAACATGAATTGCGCTTAGCCGAGAGTGTTTCATGAGAGAAAACGTTTTTGTTGAATGCGTatcgtaatataatatttatgatatgATGATAAAACATCGTGCACAACACTCTTCAAGCGCTAAGCTCTGTTTAGCTTAGCACATCGCTCAGCTTGGGTGGTCCTAAATATTCATTCGTTTATGAATAGTATCCACATTATGCAAATATAGGTGGTTTGATTTCATACTATCGCCGAATCAGACGTTTAAAATCAATTGGATACATCGAATTcctaaaaactgaaaagttcgcatcatcacttaccatcaggtgagatagcggtcaaacgtcgacccattaaatgtaaaaaaaaaaaaaaaaaaaaaaaaagagtgtATAACCAAAATAACCAAAATACAAACGACAAGCGAAATAAACAGTAAAATGAGGTTGATGTAGCATTGTCTACTATTTTATAGACTCCACCGTGTccaattttatttctatcagCATAGTCAAACTTTTCATCGTCAACTTATGTAAGCATGTAATCTTTACATAATACAATGCGTATCGAATCATTCTTTTCTTTTGCGACAGTTTTGGATCGTTTCGCTTATTAGAGATAGCATTAGACATTCATGCCCGACATTCTTACGATTAAATCATGTATTGCACAACCGACTGAATACTTAACAATTGCGAATGGTAATTCAATtcgtacaataaaaataagagaAACACATTCCTCTCTTTATTGGAAGTGAAATCCGAGAGAAGGAACATAATTACGGTACTGACAGTGGTTGGATCGTTAAACCATTAAATactgtgttattttaattaaaaaaccataaataaagtgtcgtatattattaagaaaattgcGTTAAATATATGAGTTGGTGCGATAGATACATTTGCATATTATTAGAGCGAGAGTAGCTACATATCGGAATATCGGATTATCGAGTGAGCTACATCGGTGCGATCCGATTACCGATATCATTACTGACCACATTATTGTATCGGCCGCTAGCTGCATCCGACTGGCTAATGATATCCTTTCCCAGTTTTTGCACATCATTATTTTCTCTGGCCATGATTGAAGCGTGTACATAAATATGCATGGGAGTGTACGGACGCGAAGTCACGACATCCGCAAGGGTAGTTTAGATATCCAACTTGGTGAAAGGTTAGCTTCTTAGCCGTCCATTGTGTTGTTCGGCGAAATGCACTGTAAATTCTTGGCGGCAAAATAAATTGCACATTAAGCCATTAAAGTCATTCTAGggcgtaataaaataaaacgttgaaTCACCACTTTATAGCTGCACTAAgtgctttatacatatataaaaatatttttactcgtTATTGAGACGT contains:
- the LOC118273878 gene encoding mucin-3A — encoded protein: MNRSLIVVFALAALAVVITADDPPRPRLIDFNPWAWLPSNRNRSPSIMDYFFPPSRTPKQSNLDPPADRTPPETTSHTVENTPAPTTLEERSTTYAKKISTKTKSTAPVTNPTATTPPKTKKSTRKPITVTTTEIKTTQTKTEAPASTTKDATVTTYKPPTKHYTIRPVVRTTETPTVQDTETTLNSDSTETVSDFETAGTTVDGPKDTAPTLSTAEESRSTDAGTASTATVESTTPTDSTEPADSREGYLPLRDKPQQTHVKINEQTKKETVPLPAGSTSVLAKPTKYHYYPHNQHIYLLPECAIQQVCNAVYVRLNYTQPLCACPARYRDPCSASLNADDLHTTRLTTDSKKKFASKAVTLVKTCEAVSEMRECRAPRDWSLLALQNIRTGKSHYLVICRCPEDHILEGPMSHDQPTYASVPGIRVYGMMCVRPTTAYHSAYHKNRYTGLTVQSTTSAYKVDYSQSHGYPDKPVYNRYHTHSYTEPYYNRRSRVARTRRSPSDYPPFPWYKVMELARSLHWIN